TGAGCGTCGCGTTCAAGCCCACCGCCTCGATCGCTCAGGAACAGGACACCATAGACCTTAGGACCATGCGGCCGGCCAAGATCAGGACCGAGGGGAGGCATGACCCATGCATCGTGCCCAGGGCCGTCGTGGTCGTCGAGGCGGCGGTGGCGCTGGTACTGGCAGACCTATGCATCAGAGGTGGTTTCATTGACTGAGAAGGTGGACGGCATCCGTTGGATGATCGAGGAGATAGACAGGGAGATCATGGTGCTCATCAAGAAGAGGATGGACGCAGCGCTCAAGATGGGCAAGACCAAGGTCGAAAAGTCGATGCCTGTCCGGAACCTCAAGGTGGAGGATGAGGTCATCGGGCGATACATCAGCAGAGCAGGGGAGGCTGGCATATCTGAGGAGGCGGCGAAGGAGATCGCCCAGATACTTATCAGGGAATCGATCGAGGCCCAGGCAAGATTGCCGAGGCCAATGAGGTCTGTAAAGGAGGTCCTCGTGATCGGCGGGGCGGGAAAGATGGGGCTCTGGTTCGCCAGATATATGGCGATGAGGGGTCACAAGGTCAAGATATTTGACAAGAAGAGGTGCAAGGAGTTCCCGAACGTGACCGACATGACGACATCGGTCAAGGCAGCGGACGTCATCATCGTGGCGGTGCCGATCTCCGAGGCCAAAGGGGTGCTGGAGAAGATAATTGAGGCGAGACCGAAAGGGCTTGTCTTCGACATCATGTCGGTCAAGCAACCGATCATCCGGACCCTGGAGAGAGCGGCCGAGGAGGGGCTGAAGGTCTGCAGCGTCCACCCGATGTTCGGGCCGGACGCGCTCTCGATGTACAGCAGGAACATCATCGTATGCGACTGTGGTTCCACCAGAGGTGTTGAGGAGTTCCTGCCTCTGGTGGAGGGGATGGGGGCGAACATAACTGAGATGCCGGTGACCGAGCATGATATGCTCATATCCTATGTGCTTGGCCTGAGCCACGCGATAAACATCGCATTCTTCAGCTCACTTAGGGCCTCAGGCATAGAGTTCAAGAGCTTTGAGGACATCGCCTCCACGACGTTCAAGAGACAGGCCTCGTCCGCCAGGAGGGTCGCCTTGGAATCCCCTGACCTATATTACGAGATCCAGCACGAGAACCCTTACACGGAGAGGTGCTTCGATCTCCTGATGAAGGTCATAACAGACCTGAAGGATTCGGCCCTCTCCGAGGACAAGGAACGTTTCGTCCAGATGATGAAGGAAGGCAGGAAGTATTTCGGAGATGATTGAATGGCGAAGATACAGGTTGCAGTGCTAGGCGCGACTGGAATGATAGGGCAGAGGTTCGTCCAGCTCCTCGAGGACCATCCCTGGTTCGAGATCGGCGGGCTCTATGCCTCCGAGAGGTCGGAAGGGAAGAGGCTGGCAGACGTCATGAAGGTCAAGGACCATGTCTTCAAGGAGGAGACCCTCGAGAGAAGGATCGAGCAGCTGGACGCCAAGGCGGTCGCGAAAAGATGCCGCGTCGCCTTCTCCGGACTTCCATCGGACATCGCCAAGGACATCGAGACCTCCTTGTCGGAAGAGGGCGTCGCGGTCTTCTCCAACGCAGCCTCGCATAGGATGAGGCCAGATGTACCTTTGCTGATCCCTGAGGTGAACCCTGACCATCTGGACCTCATCAAAAAGCAGAAATGCTATAAGGATGGGGGGTACATCGTCACCAACGCGAACTGCTCGACCACGGGTCTGGCGCTGCCGTTGAAGGCGATCTTAGAGGCGTTCGGGCTGAAGTTCGTCTGCGTCTCCACATACCAGGCCATATCGGGCGCAGGATATCCTGGCGTACCCTCACTGGATATCATGGCGAACATCGTGCCGTTCATCAAGAACGAAGAAGAGAAGATGGAAGAGGAGATCTTCAAGATGCTCGGCAAGAAGACCGCCAAGGGCATAGAGATGCCAAAGTTCGATATGGTGGCTTCATGCGCCAGGGTCCCCGTGATAGATGGACACACCGAGTCCGTGGTCATCAAGATGGATAAGGAGGCCTCGGTCGATGAGGTGGTGAAGGTGCTGACGAAGTTCAGGCCCGCCCCGCAGAGGCTGGGGCTCCCTACCGCCCCCTTGAGACCCATAATCGTCCGCATGGAGGAGAACCGCCCGCAGCCCCTATGCGATGTCTATGCTGGAGAGCCTTCGCGCGCAAGAGGGATGGCGGTGACGGTCGGAAGGGTGAGGCAGAGCGGAAACAAATATACGAAACTATGGCTGTTATCCCATAACACCCTGAGGGGCGGTGCCGGAGGCTCGGTCCTCAACGCCGAGCTGGCAAGAGCTAAGAAATTGCTTTGAGGTGATGGGATTGAAGAGGACCGTCGAGGAGATCAACGCCAGGATCAAAAAGGGCGATGCGGTCGTCATGACCGCCGAGGAGGCCATTGACCTGGTGAAGAAGGATGGCCTGGAGAAGGCCACCGAACAGGTGGATGTAGTGACGACCGGCACCTTCGGGGCAATGTGCTCCTCTGGCGCGTTCATCAATTTCGGTCACTCCGAGCCGCCGATCAAGATGTCCAAGGTCTTCCTGAACGATGTGCCGGCCTATGGAGGGATAGCAGCGGTCGACGCCTACATCGGAGCGACCGAGGAATCCTCCAACGGCCGCCACGATTATGGGGGGGCACATGTGATCGAGGACCTCATCGCCGGCAGGCCTGTCAAGCTGAAGGCGACCTCAAAGGGCACGGACTGCTATCCTCGCAAGGAGATAGAGACGTTCATCACCCTCAAGACCGTTAACCAGGCATATCTGTTCAATCCTCGGAACATGTACCAGAACTATGCGGTCGCAACGAACTCCAGCGATAGGACCCTGTTCACCTACATGGGAAAGCTCCTGCCCAACATGAAGAACGCCACATATTCCAGCTCTGGTCAGCTCTCCCCCTTGCTGAAGGACCCGAAGCTGAGGACGATCGGCATAGGCACGAGGATCTTCTTGGGAGGGGCACAAGGGTATGTGAGCTGGGAAGGTACCCAATATAAGACAAACGTCCCGATGCGGAACGGAGTGCCCTCGGCCTCTGCCAGGACGCTTGCGGTCATCGGCGACATGAAACAGATGTCCACGGAATACATCCGGGCGCTGTACATGAACCGTTACGGCATCAGCTTGGCAGTTGGCATCGGGGTACCTATACCGGTCATCGATGAGGACATCATGCGCACCTGTGCCCTGACAGATGAGGAGCTCTTCGCGCCAGTGGTCGACTATGCCCTCCAGTCAAGGAACAGAAGGCCCATACAAGAGGTCTCATATGCAGAGCTCCGCTCGGGCACGATCAACGTGAAGGGAAAGAAGGTCAAGACCTCCTCGCTCTCATCATATTACAAGGCAAGGCAGATCGCCATCGAGCTCAAGCGGCAGATAATGGAGAAGGAGTTCCTGCTCACGCAGTTCGTTCAGGCGATGCCAGAGGAGCGGGCGATACGGCCTTTGGACGTCAGGTCGAGGGAGGAGGTGCTCTGATGGGGTCGAACAGGTACATGCTGTTCTTCACACCGGACCTGATCAATGAGCCGATAACGTACCGGATGGTCAAGGACTTTGACCTGATGATAAATATACTGAGGGCCGAGATCGATGACACCGGAGGGCGCCTTATGATCGCGTTCGAGGGTAGCCCGCAACAGATCAAGAGCGCTTTGAAATATCTCACGGACAACAAGGTCCAGATCAAGGAGCTCAACGAATATGTGCACAAGGATGCGGACAGGTGCACCGATTGCGGGATGTGCGTATCCGTCTGCCCCGTCAGCGCGTTCGTGGTCGACAGGGGCACCTGGAAGATCATCTTCAACAGCGACAAGTGCATCGCCTGCGGGATGTGCATCGACGCATGCCCTCCAGGGGCGATGAAGTTGGGCCAATGATCGTCAGAAGGCATTTCGAACTCGGTGAGACGGCGGTCACCATCGTTGCAGAGGAGGAGCTCATAGGCCATGCCGAGAGGAGCATCTTCGATTCGAGGGAGGAGCTCCTTTCGTTCCTGGCCAAAGACCCCTTCTTCGGGCTGACATTGGAACCTTACGAAGAGCCGAGGGCCTCGCCCCCCATCGTCAAGAGGATGTGCGAGGCCGCGAGGGCCGCCAACGTGGGCCCGATGGCGGCGGTCGCCGGGGCCATCGCTGAGGCTGCGCTGGAGGCCATGGTGGAGCGGGGGGCGGACCACGCCATCGTCGATAATGGCGGTGACATAGCGATGGTCCTGAGGAAGGAGACGGCGGTCGGTATCTATGCCGGGGACTCCCCATTCAAGGGGTTCGCGTATATGGTACCTCCCACCGATGGGAGATACGGGATATGCACCTCCTCAGGGACCGTGGGACCTTCGATATCCTTTGGTATCGCGGATGCTGCGACCGTCTTCGCAAAGGACGTCGCCCTGGCGGACGCCTGCGCCACAGCCCTTGGTAATATGGTAAGGTCGCCGGATGAGGATGTCCTGAGCGATGCCGTGAGGTCCATCTCAGGGATCAGGGGTGTTGATGGCTGCGTTGTCATCGTGGGCGACAGGCTCGCAATGAGGGGCAAGGTCCCTGACCTCGTGAGATGCGACGAGACACGATACAAGGTGTCGGAACGATACCTCTGAACCTGCCATAATGCCCGTCCCCGGCCCTCCTGATATAAAAAGGTTGAAGTACGCTGTCCCCATTCTCCGCCCTGCTACCGGTGAGCAGATGGCATTGAAATTGGCCATACCCAACAAGGGAAGGTTGAACGAGAAGTCCGTCCAGATGTTGAAGCAGGCGGGCCTGGAGTTCGATGACGCGGACGAGCGCAAGCTGTATGCGAACGTGAAGCGCAGGGACATCTCGATAATGTTCCTCCGCGCGAGCGACATCGTCAGGTTCGTGCATTCGGGGGCCGTCGACATGGGCATCACCGGTAAGGACCTGATCATGGAGCAGGATGCCGACGTCAAGGTACTGGACGAGCTGAACTTCGGCCACTGCCGATTGTCCGTGGCCGCCCCGGAGTCATCTGGGATAGACAGCGTCGACAAGGTCAAGGACGGCACGGTCGTGGCGACCTCCTTTCCCTCGATGACCAAACGTTACTTCTCCAAGCTCGGAAAGAAGGTCCAGATCGAGGAGATATCTGGCGCGGCCGAGATAACGCCCCATCTGGGCGTCGCTCAGATAATAGTGGACCTCGTCTCGAGCGGCTCCACCCTCAAGATGAACCACCTCAAGGAGATCGCCGTCATCGCCGAATCACAGGCAGTGGTGATCGCCAACAAGAAGGCCTTCAGGGAGCAAAGGGAAAAGATGGAGGAGCTGGTCTCTGCCATACGCAGCGTGCTCGACGCAGAGAACAAGAAGTACCTCATGGCCGATGTGCCGACCTCCTCATTGGAGGAGGTAAAAAAATTCTTCCCAGGCATCGCGGGGCCGACGGTCATGAACATCATGGGCAGGGACGATGTCGTCGCCATCCATGTGGTCGTGGACAAGGACAAGGTGTATGACGCCATCGTCAGGTTGAAGAAGATGGGAGCGAGCGGGATCCTCATAACCCCGATCGACCGGATGGTCCCGTGAGGTGAGGACATGAAGCAGCGATGGCTCAGGTCCACCGTCAGGGACCTTCAACTGTATTATGACCCAGATATCAAAGGTTCCCCCTTGAGGATGGACACCAACACCAACCCGCTCGGGGAGAACCCCGCCGTGAGGGAGGCCCTGGCCGAGGGCGCATCGCTGGGCCTTGAGCAGTACCCGTCCACATACGGCGATGGTCTGAGGA
This genomic window from Methanomassiliicoccales archaeon contains:
- a CDS encoding prephenate dehydrogenase/arogenate dehydrogenase family protein — encoded protein: MTEKVDGIRWMIEEIDREIMVLIKKRMDAALKMGKTKVEKSMPVRNLKVEDEVIGRYISRAGEAGISEEAAKEIAQILIRESIEAQARLPRPMRSVKEVLVIGGAGKMGLWFARYMAMRGHKVKIFDKKRCKEFPNVTDMTTSVKAADVIIVAVPISEAKGVLEKIIEARPKGLVFDIMSVKQPIIRTLERAAEEGLKVCSVHPMFGPDALSMYSRNIIVCDCGSTRGVEEFLPLVEGMGANITEMPVTEHDMLISYVLGLSHAINIAFFSSLRASGIEFKSFEDIASTTFKRQASSARRVALESPDLYYEIQHENPYTERCFDLLMKVITDLKDSALSEDKERFVQMMKEGRKYFGDD
- the asd gene encoding aspartate-semialdehyde dehydrogenase: MAKIQVAVLGATGMIGQRFVQLLEDHPWFEIGGLYASERSEGKRLADVMKVKDHVFKEETLERRIEQLDAKAVAKRCRVAFSGLPSDIAKDIETSLSEEGVAVFSNAASHRMRPDVPLLIPEVNPDHLDLIKKQKCYKDGGYIVTNANCSTTGLALPLKAILEAFGLKFVCVSTYQAISGAGYPGVPSLDIMANIVPFIKNEEEKMEEEIFKMLGKKTAKGIEMPKFDMVASCARVPVIDGHTESVVIKMDKEASVDEVVKVLTKFRPAPQRLGLPTAPLRPIIVRMEENRPQPLCDVYAGEPSRARGMAVTVGRVRQSGNKYTKLWLLSHNTLRGGAGGSVLNAELARAKKLL
- a CDS encoding homocysteine biosynthesis protein — translated: MGLKRTVEEINARIKKGDAVVMTAEEAIDLVKKDGLEKATEQVDVVTTGTFGAMCSSGAFINFGHSEPPIKMSKVFLNDVPAYGGIAAVDAYIGATEESSNGRHDYGGAHVIEDLIAGRPVKLKATSKGTDCYPRKEIETFITLKTVNQAYLFNPRNMYQNYAVATNSSDRTLFTYMGKLLPNMKNATYSSSGQLSPLLKDPKLRTIGIGTRIFLGGAQGYVSWEGTQYKTNVPMRNGVPSASARTLAVIGDMKQMSTEYIRALYMNRYGISLAVGIGVPIPVIDEDIMRTCALTDEELFAPVVDYALQSRNRRPIQEVSYAELRSGTINVKGKKVKTSSLSSYYKARQIAIELKRQIMEKEFLLTQFVQAMPEERAIRPLDVRSREEVL
- a CDS encoding 4Fe-4S binding protein, yielding MGSNRYMLFFTPDLINEPITYRMVKDFDLMINILRAEIDDTGGRLMIAFEGSPQQIKSALKYLTDNKVQIKELNEYVHKDADRCTDCGMCVSVCPVSAFVVDRGTWKIIFNSDKCIACGMCIDACPPGAMKLGQ
- a CDS encoding UPF0280 family protein, whose protein sequence is MIVRRHFELGETAVTIVAEEELIGHAERSIFDSREELLSFLAKDPFFGLTLEPYEEPRASPPIVKRMCEAARAANVGPMAAVAGAIAEAALEAMVERGADHAIVDNGGDIAMVLRKETAVGIYAGDSPFKGFAYMVPPTDGRYGICTSSGTVGPSISFGIADAATVFAKDVALADACATALGNMVRSPDEDVLSDAVRSISGIRGVDGCVVIVGDRLAMRGKVPDLVRCDETRYKVSERYL
- a CDS encoding ATP phosphoribosyltransferase, giving the protein MALKLAIPNKGRLNEKSVQMLKQAGLEFDDADERKLYANVKRRDISIMFLRASDIVRFVHSGAVDMGITGKDLIMEQDADVKVLDELNFGHCRLSVAAPESSGIDSVDKVKDGTVVATSFPSMTKRYFSKLGKKVQIEEISGAAEITPHLGVAQIIVDLVSSGSTLKMNHLKEIAVIAESQAVVIANKKAFREQREKMEELVSAIRSVLDAENKKYLMADVPTSSLEEVKKFFPGIAGPTVMNIMGRDDVVAIHVVVDKDKVYDAIVRLKKMGASGILITPIDRMVP